AATGTAAACAGTTAATTTAAGGAAAGATCAAATTGACACGGTGCTGGAATTTAAATGACCATCAGGGATATTGCAATGTTCATATGCAAGGGGTGATTGGTCACGAGCCATCATTACATGTCATCATTGGTCTAGATTAGTGTGATTAAACCACCAAGTGTCATTTATTtttagggggtgggaggggtgcaaATTCCAAAACTACCTGAACTTTTAAAAAAAGGGATTAAAAAGAAAACAGTCAATGATTTGTGGACAATCACTTTTGCATGATTCTTAATTTTAAACTACAGCAAACGGGCTTAAATACCAATACGGCAAAGACTTCAGCATCTTTCCTTCTGATGAGCATACAGCAGATTTAGGGGAGTGTGTACAGTAGATATATCAGCACTAAGGTATATAGCACATATGGTGGGTGGGCAAGGCGGGGAGGAAGGGCAGGTAGGGGATGACCATCAATTGTTGCCTTCGCCTGCTTCGTCATCCTGCTGGTCAGTTGTCCAGAGGGTGAGGTTGTCCCGCAGTAACTGCATGATGAGTGTCGAGTCCTGATAGGAACCCTCATTTAGAGTGTCCAGTTCAGCGATGGCGTCGTCAAATGCTGCCTTGGCCAACTTGCAGGCCTGCTCAGGAGCATTCTGGATCTCATAGTAGAAGACGGAGAAGTTGAGAGCCAGGCCCAGGCGGATGGGATGAGTAGGCTGCATCTGATCCTTGCTGACCTCAAAGGCCTCTTTGTAAGAAGCTTCAGACAATTCCACCACACCGGCCTTCTTCTCACCAGTGGCCACCTCAGCCAAGTAGCGATAGTAGTCGCCCTTCATTTTCAAGTAGAAGACTTTGCTCTCTATTTGGGACTCGTTGCAGTTCTTAATGAGGAATTTGTCAAGGAGGGCCAGCACGTCACTACACACTACCTCCAGCTCCTTTTCCACCTTCTCCCGATAGGCACGCACCATCTCCAGCTTCTTCTCATTGCCATCAGTAGAGGTCTTTTGTTCGATGCTGCTGATTACCCGCCAGGAAGACCTGCGAGCCCCCACCACATTCTTGTAGGCCACCGAAAGCAGGTTGCGATCTTCATTGGACAGCGCCTCATTCAACTCTGTTACCTGCAAGTAAGATAATAGGAAAGAGACTGACAAGTGTGAGCAGACAAGTGCCTCCTAGGTTCAAAACCACAAGTCAAATCCCCATTTACAAAAACTCAAAATGGACAACCTGTGCCCACTGAAAATGGTG
This Rhinoraja longicauda isolate Sanriku21f chromosome 25, sRhiLon1.1, whole genome shotgun sequence DNA region includes the following protein-coding sequences:
- the LOC144605763 gene encoding 14-3-3 protein eta → MANRDQLVQRARLAEQAERYDDMAAAMKSVTELNEALSNEDRNLLSVAYKNVVGARRSSWRVISSIEQKTSTDGNEKKLEMVRAYREKVEKELEVVCSDVLALLDKFLIKNCNESQIESKVFYLKMKGDYYRYLAEVATGEKKAGVVELSEASYKEAFEVSKDQMQPTHPIRLGLALNFSVFYYEIQNAPEQACKLAKAAFDDAIAELDTLNEGSYQDSTLIMQLLRDNLTLWTTDQQDDEAGEGNN